The following are encoded together in the Ranitomeya imitator isolate aRanImi1 chromosome 4, aRanImi1.pri, whole genome shotgun sequence genome:
- the LOC138674238 gene encoding uncharacterized protein yields MSEESFKIILSAVTPLIQRRDTPMREAVPVDERLAVTLRFLATGRSLQDLQFSTAVSRPFLSVVIPETCEAIVQSLRHYMEFPKTADDWKRIASDFDELWQFPNCGGALDGKHVRITQPANSGSFFFNYKGYFSVILMALVNANYEFVDVDVGMNGRVSDGGVFEHTSFGESLRNNQLQLPLNEDTKANLNFVFIADEAFPLHPHLIKPFAQRTLTPERRIFNYRLSRARRVVENAFGIMANRFRVFHTAINLKLPSIDFVVLACCVLHNFLRRHDTSSYSPPSFIDAVDARTGDIVPGEWRTQPDNLTALQALGSGRQADDARDCREKYCQYFNGSGAVPWQDRAV; encoded by the exons atgtcagaggaatccttcaaaataatactgtctgctgttacgccactcatacaaaggcgtgatacgccgatgcgtgaagccgtgcccgtggatgaaaggttggcggtgacactgcggttcctggcaacaggaaggtctcttcaggatttgcagttttccacagctgtttccagacctttcctgagcgttgtgattccggagacatgcgaggccattgtgcagagcttaaggcattatatggag tttcccaagacggcggatgactggaagaggattgcttccgattttgatgagctgtggcagtttccaaactgcggtggtgcattagatggaaagcatgtgcgcatcacgcaaccagccaactctggatccttttttttcaactacaaaggatatttcagtgtgatcctcatggcccttgtcaatgcgaactatgagttcgtcgatgtggatgttggcatgaatggtcgagtctccgacggtggagtttttgaacacacttcatttggggaaagcttgaggaacaatcaactgcagttgccactaaatgaagacacaaaagcaaacctcaattttgttttcatcgcagacgaagctttccctcttcatccacatttgataaagccatttgcacagagaacactcacaccggagcgcagaatctttaattaccggttgtcgagggcccgtcgtgtggttgaaaatgcctttgggattatggcaaatcggtttagagtgttccacacagctatcaacttgaagctgccgtctatagactttgtggttttggcatgctgtgtgctccataatttcctgagacgtcatgatacgagctcctattctcctccttcgtttattgatgcagtggatgcaagaaccggagatattgtgcccggggaatggcgtacacaacctgataatttaacagctcttcaagcacttggatctggcagacaggcagacgatgcaagggactgtcgcgaaaaatactgtcagtactttaatggttctggagctgtaccctggcaggatcgcgccgtataa